A single genomic interval of Tsukamurella paurometabola harbors:
- the trhA gene encoding PAQR family membrane homeostasis protein TrhA → MTIAGAPEAKPRLRGVIHQFGALGAAVLGVPLVVAGFRESAAAGLSLLVYAITVIGVFGVSAAYHRGKWTDAQRIWMKRADHCMIFVFIAGSYTPIAVLALPSSVARWVLAVVWGGALAGVALKVLWPHAPRWVGVPLYIALGWVVVAVAGDLVRGAGWTAAVLLAVGGVLYSGGAVLYATRWPNPWPAVFGHHEFFHAATVVAALCHYIAMWITLLR, encoded by the coding sequence ATGACGATCGCCGGTGCCCCCGAGGCCAAGCCGCGCCTGCGGGGCGTGATCCACCAGTTCGGTGCGCTCGGCGCCGCCGTGCTAGGGGTGCCGCTCGTCGTCGCGGGCTTCCGCGAGAGCGCCGCCGCCGGCCTCAGCCTGCTCGTGTACGCGATCACCGTGATCGGCGTCTTCGGGGTGAGCGCCGCCTACCACCGGGGGAAGTGGACCGACGCGCAGCGCATCTGGATGAAGCGCGCCGACCACTGCATGATCTTCGTCTTCATCGCGGGCAGCTACACGCCCATCGCGGTGCTCGCGCTGCCGTCGTCCGTCGCGCGCTGGGTGCTCGCCGTCGTCTGGGGCGGCGCCCTGGCCGGTGTCGCGCTGAAGGTGCTCTGGCCGCACGCGCCGCGGTGGGTCGGAGTGCCGCTCTACATCGCCCTCGGCTGGGTCGTCGTCGCCGTTGCCGGCGACCTCGTGCGCGGCGCCGGCTGGACCGCGGCGGTCCTGCTGGCCGTCGGCGGTGTGCTCTACAGCGGGGGAGCGGTGCTGTATGCGACCCGCTGGCCGAATCCCTGGCCCGCCGTCTTCGGGCACCACGAGTTCTTCCACGCCGCGACCGTCGTCGCCGCGCTGTGCCACTACATCGCCATGTGGATCACGCTGCTGCGCTGA
- a CDS encoding adenosylcobinamide-GDP ribazoletransferase has protein sequence MTVLPVPGSLQPSPVTRADGARIIARVPLAGALVGAVVVAVAWAAHAAGLPTVLAGALAVATGALVTRGMHLDGFADCVDGLGSYGPPERAREIMRQGTVGPFGAAALTLLLLAEAAAVGALADRGAWLAIGVAVGAARVAAVLGCRRGWAPSNPDGFGALTAGTQGLAAQVLWIALALAAAVPTAPERPWQGPLAVAVGLLLATVAMRHCVRRFGGISGDVLGFGIELATVVALTVLCVP, from the coding sequence ATGACGGTGCTGCCCGTGCCCGGCTCGCTGCAGCCGAGTCCGGTCACGCGCGCCGACGGTGCCCGCATCATCGCCCGCGTCCCGCTCGCGGGTGCTCTCGTGGGGGCGGTCGTGGTCGCGGTCGCGTGGGCCGCGCACGCCGCGGGCCTCCCGACGGTGCTGGCCGGCGCCCTGGCCGTCGCGACCGGGGCGCTCGTGACGCGGGGCATGCACCTCGACGGATTCGCCGACTGTGTGGACGGCCTGGGCAGCTACGGCCCGCCGGAGCGGGCGCGCGAGATCATGCGCCAGGGCACCGTCGGACCGTTCGGCGCCGCCGCGCTGACGCTCCTCCTGCTGGCGGAAGCCGCCGCGGTGGGCGCGCTCGCCGATCGCGGCGCGTGGCTCGCGATCGGCGTCGCCGTGGGCGCCGCCCGGGTGGCGGCCGTACTCGGGTGCCGGAGGGGCTGGGCACCGTCGAACCCCGACGGCTTCGGGGCTCTCACGGCGGGCACCCAGGGCCTCGCGGCGCAGGTCCTGTGGATCGCCCTCGCTCTGGCCGCCGCGGTGCCGACGGCGCCGGAGCGCCCGTGGCAGGGCCCCCTCGCCGTGGCGGTCGGCCTCCTCCTGGCGACGGTCGCGATGCGGCACTGCGTGCGCCGCTTCGGAGGGATCAGCGGCGACGTCCTGGGGTTCGGTATCGAGCTCGCGACCGTGGTGGCGCTCACCGTGTTGTGCGTACCGTGA
- the cobT gene encoding nicotinate-nucleotide--dimethylbenzimidazole phosphoribosyltransferase, whose product MALTLVLGGVRSGKSARAEQLIAASGSLVRYVATAPRPDGDPDLAARVAAHRDRRPSSWSTVETQDLRAVLSEGSVPTLIDDVGGWLAARLDAAGWKTPENVNADLDGLVAAAAAYAGELVIVSPEVGLSIVPETHAGRVFQDLLGALNARLAAIADRAELVVAGIPVALDGAPLPGTGIAPAAPAPHLVKEVPEVPAAPPIVLPPFEPGADPLSFPQLSPPDPFVGREARDRQLELTKPAGSLGRLEQLGEWIAACQGVCPPKQFERARIVVFAGDHGVAAGGVSAYPPEVTAQMVANFAADGAAINVLAAQAGATVRIEDIAVAGDTREDLSRNKIRRASGDIAVTDAMTDEETIAAIAAGRRIADEEVDAGADLLIAGDMGIGNTTPAAVLVGALTDTEPVLVVGRGTGIDDNAWMRKAAAVRDGMYRARPHTGNPKALLRTVAGADLAAMAGFLAQAAVRRTPVILDGVVVTAAALVANDLAPGAVSWWVAGHKSPEPAHALALHRLDLEPLLDLGLRLGEGSGAALALPLVRSAVAVLGEMATFDAAGVSGKAAD is encoded by the coding sequence GTGGCGCTCACCCTCGTTCTCGGCGGGGTCCGCTCCGGCAAGTCCGCCCGCGCCGAGCAGCTGATCGCCGCATCCGGAAGTCTCGTCCGGTACGTCGCCACGGCGCCGCGGCCCGACGGCGACCCCGACCTGGCCGCGCGCGTCGCCGCGCACCGCGACCGGCGCCCGTCATCGTGGTCGACGGTGGAGACGCAGGACCTGCGCGCCGTGCTGTCCGAGGGCTCCGTGCCCACACTCATCGACGACGTGGGCGGCTGGCTCGCCGCGCGGCTCGACGCCGCCGGGTGGAAGACGCCCGAGAACGTGAACGCCGACCTCGACGGCCTGGTCGCCGCCGCGGCGGCCTATGCCGGCGAATTGGTGATCGTGAGTCCCGAGGTGGGCCTGTCGATCGTCCCCGAGACCCACGCCGGCCGGGTCTTCCAGGACCTGCTGGGAGCACTCAACGCCAGGCTCGCGGCGATCGCCGACCGGGCCGAGCTCGTCGTCGCCGGCATCCCGGTCGCGCTCGACGGTGCGCCGCTCCCCGGCACGGGGATCGCCCCTGCGGCACCCGCTCCGCACCTGGTCAAAGAGGTTCCGGAGGTCCCGGCGGCACCGCCGATCGTGCTCCCGCCGTTCGAGCCGGGCGCCGACCCGCTCTCCTTCCCCCAGCTCTCCCCGCCCGACCCCTTCGTCGGCCGCGAGGCCCGCGACCGCCAGCTGGAGCTGACCAAGCCGGCGGGCTCACTGGGCCGCCTGGAGCAGCTCGGCGAGTGGATCGCGGCCTGCCAGGGCGTGTGCCCGCCGAAGCAGTTCGAGCGCGCGCGCATCGTCGTCTTCGCCGGCGATCACGGCGTCGCGGCGGGCGGGGTGTCCGCGTACCCGCCGGAGGTGACGGCGCAGATGGTGGCGAACTTCGCCGCCGACGGCGCGGCGATCAACGTGCTGGCCGCGCAGGCCGGGGCGACGGTCCGGATCGAGGACATCGCCGTTGCGGGCGACACTCGCGAGGACTTGAGCCGCAACAAGATCCGCCGCGCGTCGGGCGACATCGCCGTGACGGACGCGATGACGGACGAGGAGACGATCGCCGCGATCGCGGCGGGCCGCCGGATCGCCGACGAGGAGGTGGACGCCGGCGCGGACCTGCTCATCGCCGGCGACATGGGCATCGGCAACACCACTCCGGCGGCGGTGCTGGTGGGCGCGCTCACCGACACCGAGCCCGTGCTGGTCGTGGGCCGCGGCACCGGCATCGACGACAACGCGTGGATGCGCAAGGCCGCCGCCGTTCGCGACGGCATGTACCGCGCGCGGCCGCACACGGGCAACCCGAAGGCGTTGCTGCGCACCGTCGCCGGCGCCGACCTGGCCGCGATGGCCGGGTTCCTGGCACAGGCCGCGGTCCGGCGCACCCCGGTGATCCTCGACGGCGTCGTGGTGACGGCGGCGGCCCTGGTCGCGAACGATCTCGCGCCCGGTGCGGTCAGCTGGTGGGTCGCCGGGCACAAGAGCCCCGAGCCCGCGCACGCGCTCGCTCTGCACCGTCTGGACCTCGAGCCGCTTCTTGACCTGGGCCTGCGCCTCGGCGAGGGCAGCGGCGCGGCGCTCGCGCTGCCGCTCGTCCGCTCCGCCGTGGCCGTGCTCGGCGAGATGGCCACGTTCGACGCCGCCGGCGTCTCCGGGAAGGCCGCCGACTGA
- the gcvT gene encoding glycine cleavage system aminomethyltransferase GcvT: protein MSETLIEGPLNAVHTELGAAFAPFGGWSMPVKYAGTVGEHTAVREAVGIFDVSHLGKATVAGPGAKDFVNRVLTADLGKIHPGKAQYTLCTNESGGVIDDLIVYYVSDDELFLVPNAANTAAVVAHLRERAPEGITVTDQHRDYAVLAVQGPKSAEVLQAVGLPTDMEYMAYQDASLNGTPVRVCRTGYTGEHGYELIPAWGDAETVFRALLPEITARDGQPAGLGARDTLRTEMGYPLHGHELTVDITPVQARAGWAVGWKKPEFVGREALLAEKEAGPARRLWGLRATGKGVLRADLTVLGADGEPIGTTTSGTFSPTLKTGIALALIDSTAGVEKGTVVSVDVRGRAIECEVTLPPFVEANTK, encoded by the coding sequence ATGAGTGAGACGCTGATCGAAGGCCCCCTGAACGCCGTGCACACCGAGCTGGGGGCGGCGTTCGCGCCGTTCGGCGGCTGGTCGATGCCCGTCAAGTACGCGGGGACCGTCGGCGAGCACACCGCCGTCCGCGAGGCCGTGGGGATCTTCGACGTCAGCCATCTCGGCAAGGCCACCGTCGCCGGGCCGGGCGCCAAGGACTTCGTCAACCGCGTGCTCACCGCCGACCTCGGCAAGATCCATCCCGGCAAGGCCCAGTACACCCTGTGCACCAACGAATCCGGCGGCGTGATCGACGACCTCATCGTGTACTACGTCTCCGACGACGAGCTGTTCCTCGTGCCCAACGCCGCGAACACCGCCGCGGTCGTCGCGCACCTGCGCGAGCGCGCACCCGAGGGCATCACCGTCACCGACCAGCACCGCGACTACGCGGTGCTGGCCGTGCAGGGCCCGAAGTCCGCCGAGGTGCTGCAGGCCGTCGGGCTGCCCACCGACATGGAGTACATGGCCTACCAGGACGCCTCCCTGAACGGGACGCCCGTGCGCGTCTGCCGCACCGGCTACACCGGCGAGCACGGTTACGAGCTGATCCCCGCGTGGGGCGACGCCGAGACGGTCTTCCGGGCGCTGCTGCCCGAGATCACGGCGCGCGACGGCCAGCCCGCCGGCCTCGGCGCCCGCGACACCCTGCGCACCGAGATGGGCTACCCGCTGCACGGGCACGAGCTCACCGTCGACATCACGCCCGTCCAGGCGCGCGCGGGCTGGGCCGTCGGCTGGAAGAAGCCCGAGTTCGTCGGCCGCGAGGCCCTGCTGGCCGAGAAGGAGGCCGGCCCCGCGCGTCGACTGTGGGGGCTCCGTGCCACCGGCAAGGGCGTGCTGCGCGCCGACCTGACGGTCCTCGGTGCCGATGGCGAGCCGATCGGCACCACCACGTCGGGCACCTTCAGTCCCACGCTCAAGACCGGAATCGCCTTGGCGCTCATCGATTCCACGGCGGGCGTGGAGAAGGGCACCGTCGTCAGCGTGGACGTGCGCGGCCGTGCGATCGAGTGCGAAGTGACCCTGCCGCCGTTCGTCGAGGCGAACACCAAGTAG
- a CDS encoding oxygenase MpaB family protein, whose product MSAPAPVHVPVRHPDRPRRVPPGIRMVSLALRLPEPTEAEFRRFGELLTVGDAPMDELVDWIYQDRETRKPMFDRALNEGIASVPEAPDMLREFFEEMETAPDWVDWDKILLGGQLMRSGGADGFSIARDVALMGGYLFSGFNQTLLRTGALEKGSNKRFAETSQWALDVIVPDGLRPGGPGYRSTLHVRFIHSVVRRHVMALPDWDYETYGLPINQTDMAATLVGALIAPVATGIGIGMLAHPREYEAAAHLTRYVGRLMGVHDDFLPHSFRDSLRILFQTSRALSTPDETSRALAQPMADDPMRWEFGPLTGLRRRIARSQHLSIATAYLGAAAMKELGVPPTLPWYPALRIPLHLVESALNQLPGGRERAARRGDASQAKFMRALNEEAAVGHSAHHVTA is encoded by the coding sequence ATGTCCGCACCAGCACCCGTGCACGTACCCGTGCGTCATCCCGACCGTCCCCGGCGAGTGCCACCGGGCATCCGCATGGTGAGCCTGGCGCTGCGCCTCCCGGAGCCCACCGAGGCGGAGTTCCGCCGGTTCGGCGAGCTCCTCACGGTCGGCGACGCACCGATGGATGAGCTCGTCGACTGGATCTACCAGGATCGCGAGACACGCAAGCCGATGTTCGACCGGGCCCTGAACGAGGGCATCGCGTCCGTCCCGGAGGCGCCCGACATGCTGCGGGAGTTCTTCGAGGAGATGGAGACCGCGCCGGACTGGGTCGATTGGGACAAGATCCTCCTCGGCGGCCAGCTCATGCGGAGCGGCGGCGCGGACGGCTTCTCGATCGCCCGCGACGTTGCGCTCATGGGCGGATACCTGTTCTCCGGCTTCAATCAGACCCTGCTCCGCACCGGTGCGCTCGAGAAGGGGTCGAACAAGCGATTCGCGGAGACCTCCCAGTGGGCGCTCGACGTGATCGTGCCCGACGGGTTGCGGCCGGGCGGACCGGGCTACCGGTCCACACTGCACGTGCGATTCATCCATTCGGTGGTGCGACGGCACGTCATGGCACTCCCCGATTGGGATTACGAGACCTACGGCCTGCCGATCAACCAGACCGATATGGCGGCCACACTGGTGGGCGCGCTCATCGCGCCCGTCGCCACGGGCATCGGGATCGGAATGCTCGCGCACCCGAGGGAGTACGAGGCCGCCGCGCACCTGACGAGATACGTCGGAAGGCTCATGGGCGTGCACGACGACTTCCTGCCGCACAGCTTCCGCGACAGCCTACGGATCCTGTTCCAGACCTCCCGGGCGCTGTCCACGCCGGACGAGACGAGCCGGGCGCTCGCGCAGCCGATGGCGGATGACCCGATGCGGTGGGAGTTCGGGCCGCTCACCGGGCTCAGGCGCAGGATCGCCCGTTCGCAGCACCTGTCGATCGCGACCGCCTACCTGGGCGCGGCGGCGATGAAGGAGCTCGGCGTCCCGCCGACCCTCCCCTGGTATCCCGCCCTGCGTATCCCGCTCCACCTCGTCGAATCCGCCCTCAACCAGCTGCCGGGCGGCCGCGAGCGCGCAGCCCGCCGTGGCGACGCGAGCCAGGCCAAATTCATGCGCGCCCTGAACGAAGAGGCGGCCGTCGGCCATTCGGCGCATCACGTCACTGCGTAG
- a CDS encoding DUF3043 domain-containing protein yields the protein MKLPWQKADESTSEAAEAAAADGAAEPAADSLAKPSQTPGKGRPTPSRREAQGRKRGPVAPAPMTRAEARARKKELRNSMSKEERKAAAAERRTQANERRELMMQGDERYLPVRDKGPVKAYVRDLIDAKRHVSTMFIPFAVVVMVFMFVTANRPEMAGVPMLILLVMVAVMAIEGILTGRRVNNRVRERWPDTTETGFRLGWYAFMRSTQLRRMRIPRPRVKPGDAV from the coding sequence GTGAAACTCCCCTGGCAGAAGGCCGACGAATCGACCTCCGAGGCGGCCGAGGCCGCGGCAGCCGACGGCGCCGCCGAGCCCGCCGCCGATTCCCTCGCCAAGCCCTCGCAGACGCCGGGCAAGGGCCGCCCCACGCCCAGCCGCCGCGAGGCGCAGGGGCGCAAGCGCGGCCCCGTCGCGCCCGCGCCGATGACGCGGGCGGAGGCCCGCGCGCGGAAGAAGGAACTGCGCAACTCCATGAGCAAGGAGGAGCGGAAGGCGGCCGCGGCGGAGCGCCGCACGCAGGCCAACGAGCGCCGCGAACTCATGATGCAGGGCGATGAGCGGTACCTCCCCGTCCGCGACAAGGGCCCGGTGAAGGCGTACGTGCGCGACCTGATCGACGCGAAGCGCCACGTCTCCACCATGTTCATCCCGTTCGCGGTCGTCGTGATGGTGTTCATGTTCGTGACCGCCAACCGGCCGGAGATGGCGGGCGTGCCCATGCTGATCCTGCTGGTCATGGTCGCGGTGATGGCGATCGAGGGCATCCTCACCGGCCGCCGCGTCAACAACCGCGTCCGCGAGCGCTGGCCGGACACCACGGAGACGGGCTTCCGCCTCGGTTGGTACGCCTTCATGCGCTCCACCCAGCTGCGGCGCATGCGTATCCCGCGGCCGCGGGTCAAGCCGGGCGACGCGGTCTAG
- a CDS encoding branched-chain amino acid aminotransferase: MTTGTAFALTRNDHPRSAAERSEILANPGFGRYFTDHMISLRWNEQQGWHAPEVLPYGPIPMEPSASVLHYAQEIFEGLKAYRQPDGSVATFRPEANAARFQRSAERLAIPPLPEDVFVESLKQLVAIDGEWVPAAGGEEALYFRPFIFADEETLGVKPSNSYRFLVIASPAGAYFPGGVKPVSVWLSREYVRAAPGGTGFAKCGGNYAASLVAQAQAAQQGCDQVVWLDAIEHEAIEEMGGMNLFFVLGSGSSARIVTPELSGSLLPGVTRSSLLQLARDAGFETEERRITVDELKEGVASGAITEVFACGTAAVITPVGRVKGAQEDFTIGDGQPGEITMALRETLTGIQRGTVPDTHGWMHTLG, translated from the coding sequence ATGACAACTGGCACGGCCTTCGCCCTCACCCGCAACGACCACCCCCGCTCTGCGGCTGAGCGCTCCGAGATCCTGGCGAACCCGGGATTCGGCAGGTACTTCACCGACCACATGATCTCGCTCCGCTGGAACGAGCAGCAGGGCTGGCACGCGCCCGAGGTGCTGCCCTACGGCCCGATCCCCATGGAGCCGTCGGCGTCGGTGCTGCACTACGCGCAGGAGATCTTCGAGGGCCTCAAGGCCTACCGCCAGCCCGACGGTTCCGTCGCCACGTTCCGGCCCGAGGCCAACGCCGCACGCTTCCAGCGCTCCGCTGAGCGGCTCGCGATCCCGCCGCTGCCCGAGGACGTCTTCGTCGAGTCGCTCAAGCAGCTCGTCGCGATCGACGGCGAGTGGGTGCCCGCCGCGGGCGGCGAGGAGGCCCTGTACTTCCGGCCGTTCATCTTCGCCGACGAGGAGACCCTCGGCGTCAAGCCGTCGAACAGCTACCGGTTCCTGGTGATCGCCTCGCCCGCGGGCGCCTACTTCCCGGGCGGCGTGAAGCCCGTCTCCGTGTGGCTCTCCCGCGAGTACGTGCGCGCCGCTCCCGGCGGCACCGGTTTCGCGAAGTGCGGCGGCAACTACGCCGCCTCCCTCGTCGCGCAGGCCCAGGCCGCGCAGCAGGGCTGCGACCAGGTCGTGTGGCTCGACGCCATCGAGCACGAGGCGATCGAGGAGATGGGCGGCATGAACCTGTTCTTCGTCCTCGGCTCCGGCTCGTCGGCCCGGATCGTCACCCCGGAGCTGTCCGGTTCACTGCTGCCCGGTGTCACCCGTAGCTCGCTCCTCCAGCTCGCGCGCGACGCGGGCTTCGAGACCGAAGAGCGCCGCATCACCGTCGACGAGCTCAAGGAGGGCGTCGCCTCCGGTGCCATCACCGAGGTCTTCGCCTGCGGTACCGCCGCCGTCATCACGCCCGTCGGCCGGGTCAAGGGCGCCCAGGAGGACTTCACCATCGGTGACGGCCAGCCGGGCGAGATCACCATGGCCCTGCGCGAGACCCTCACCGGTATCCAGCGCGGCACCGTGCCCGACACGCACGGCTGGATGCACACGCTCGGCTGA
- a CDS encoding MerR family transcriptional regulator, producing MRIGDIARIVGVSTRTIRHYHRIGLVAEPARESNGYRTYALADVVLLLRIRRLAEAGMSLDEIADVLDGDERHRDLDEVLAELDADLARQEQLIRERRRSLAQLRVTAAGAVVSGRVDAIARRIAAVYDPDGAAGRMELAVMEVLTSVVPGAIELYEAALDDPAIGAASGDIAAEFDALTTVEPDAPQVRALAERLVAAAGGLAVQAGAVTDVVRIAPDDVTAWFDSAEWMSAAQRRCIELVMRGLEARR from the coding sequence ATGAGAATCGGCGACATCGCCCGCATCGTCGGGGTCTCGACCCGCACGATCAGGCACTACCACCGGATCGGGCTGGTCGCGGAGCCCGCGCGCGAGTCGAACGGGTACCGGACCTATGCACTGGCCGATGTGGTTCTCCTCCTCCGGATCCGGCGGCTCGCCGAGGCCGGCATGTCGCTCGATGAGATCGCCGACGTGCTCGACGGCGACGAACGGCACCGCGACCTCGACGAGGTGCTCGCGGAACTGGATGCGGATCTCGCACGCCAGGAGCAGTTGATCCGGGAACGCCGGCGCAGTCTGGCGCAGTTGCGCGTCACCGCAGCGGGCGCAGTGGTATCCGGACGGGTCGACGCGATCGCGCGGCGGATCGCTGCAGTATACGACCCCGATGGTGCAGCCGGGCGCATGGAACTGGCCGTCATGGAAGTGCTGACCAGCGTCGTCCCCGGGGCGATAGAGCTGTACGAGGCCGCGCTCGACGATCCGGCGATCGGTGCGGCGTCCGGCGACATCGCTGCTGAGTTCGACGCGCTCACCACCGTGGAGCCCGACGCGCCGCAGGTCCGCGCGCTCGCGGAACGGCTCGTCGCGGCCGCGGGCGGACTCGCCGTTCAGGCCGGCGCCGTTACGGATGTCGTGCGGATCGCGCCGGACGACGTGACCGCATGGTTCGACTCCGCGGAGTGGATGTCCGCCGCGCAGCGGCGCTGCATCGAACTCGTGATGCGCGGATTGGAGGCGCGGCGATGA
- a CDS encoding carbohydrate kinase family protein: MSIAVSGSIATDHLMRFEGKFSEQLLAEHLAHVSLSFLVEELVLQRGGVGANISFGMARLGRRPVLVGAVGADFDEGYRAWLEDAGVDTRAVRVSKTAHTARFQCTTDSEMAQIASFYSGAMAESREIAIADVAATVGDLDLVVIGANDPAAMTLHSAQCREAGIPFAADPSQQLARLNGAEARDLVEGAKFLFTNEYEWNLLQQKTGVSAERLTEMVEVRVTTLAEKGADIVVNGADGVQRIHVDVVPDRGRVDPTGVGDAFRAGFLVGLDAGLSYERSGQLGSYVAVKVLETVGPQAWEYDVEDAAERLAEAYGTDVAAEILAAL, encoded by the coding sequence GTGTCGATCGCCGTTTCCGGTTCCATCGCCACCGATCATCTGATGCGCTTCGAGGGGAAGTTCTCCGAGCAGTTGCTCGCTGAACATCTCGCCCACGTCTCGCTGAGCTTCCTCGTGGAGGAGCTGGTCCTGCAGCGCGGCGGCGTCGGCGCGAACATCAGCTTCGGTATGGCCCGGCTCGGCCGGAGGCCCGTGCTCGTCGGTGCCGTCGGCGCCGACTTCGACGAGGGCTACCGGGCATGGCTCGAGGACGCCGGCGTCGACACCCGCGCCGTGCGCGTCTCGAAGACCGCGCACACCGCGCGCTTCCAGTGCACGACCGACTCCGAGATGGCCCAGATCGCGTCCTTCTACTCGGGTGCCATGGCCGAATCGCGAGAGATCGCCATCGCGGACGTCGCCGCGACCGTCGGTGACCTCGACCTCGTGGTGATCGGCGCCAACGATCCCGCCGCCATGACGCTGCACAGCGCGCAGTGCCGCGAGGCCGGAATCCCGTTCGCGGCGGACCCGTCGCAGCAGCTCGCGCGCCTGAACGGCGCGGAGGCGCGCGACCTCGTCGAGGGTGCGAAATTCCTGTTCACGAACGAGTACGAATGGAACCTGCTGCAGCAGAAGACCGGCGTCAGCGCCGAGCGGCTCACCGAGATGGTCGAGGTCCGGGTGACGACGCTCGCCGAGAAGGGCGCCGACATCGTGGTCAACGGTGCGGACGGCGTGCAGCGGATCCACGTCGACGTGGTGCCCGACCGCGGTCGCGTCGACCCGACCGGCGTGGGCGACGCGTTCCGTGCGGGGTTCCTCGTGGGCCTCGACGCCGGCCTGTCCTACGAACGGTCCGGTCAGCTGGGCTCGTACGTCGCGGTCAAGGTGCTCGAGACGGTCGGTCCGCAGGCCTGGGAGTACGACGTCGAGGACGCCGCCGAGCGGCTCGCCGAGGCCTACGGGACCGACGTCGCCGCAGAGATCCTCGCTGCGCTGTAG
- a CDS encoding HesB/IscA family protein yields MTTAESETTGVVLTEAAASKAKALLDQEGRDDLSLRIEVQPGGCAGLRYQLYFDDRTLDGDVVSEFGGVNLSVDRMSVPFLIGAKIDFVDTIEKQGFTIDNPNATGSCACGDSFN; encoded by the coding sequence ATGACTACTGCTGAGAGCGAAACCACCGGTGTGGTGCTGACCGAGGCCGCTGCCTCGAAGGCGAAGGCGCTGCTGGACCAGGAGGGTCGGGACGACCTGTCGCTGCGCATCGAGGTGCAGCCGGGCGGATGTGCGGGTCTGCGGTACCAGCTGTACTTCGACGATCGCACTCTCGACGGTGACGTGGTGTCCGAGTTCGGCGGCGTGAACCTGTCGGTCGACCGGATGAGCGTTCCGTTCCTGATCGGCGCGAAGATCGACTTCGTCGACACGATCGAGAAGCAGGGCTTCACCATCGACAACCCGAACGCCACGGGCTCGTGCGCCTGCGGCGATTCGTTCAACTGA